A region of Thermorudis peleae DNA encodes the following proteins:
- a CDS encoding prepilin peptidase, with protein sequence MGPSVTLGFVAALAFLVGYAAGGLAAGIVTRLPADAPMFGAPLCARCGQPVTSTAQWLIWASRCRTCGTPLPWSFHTVRWLGAALAAGAFLRYGISVQALAVTLFSLWLLPILWMDWRRHEIYPVTLVPAGALALLLAAFDSLGAVLRALAGGILATALFGLFFVIGLLLYRRAALGAGDIFLAGLIGLFVGVHWVMPTLILGMALAAISGLGQLALRLRSRHDFLPYGSYLCVGAMIALFLWGPAI encoded by the coding sequence ATGGGGCCAAGCGTCACGTTGGGGTTTGTTGCTGCGCTCGCTTTTCTAGTTGGCTATGCGGCTGGAGGACTCGCTGCGGGTATTGTCACCCGGCTTCCAGCTGATGCGCCGATGTTCGGTGCGCCCCTCTGTGCCCGCTGTGGTCAACCGGTTACCTCCACTGCACAATGGCTTATCTGGGCAAGCCGCTGCCGCACGTGTGGTACCCCGTTACCATGGAGCTTCCACACAGTGCGCTGGCTTGGGGCTGCGCTCGCCGCTGGAGCGTTCCTCCGCTATGGCATAAGCGTACAGGCGCTGGCGGTTACGCTGTTCTCGCTGTGGCTTTTGCCAATCCTCTGGATGGACTGGCGGCGACACGAGATTTATCCGGTCACGCTCGTACCTGCTGGTGCGCTCGCCTTGCTGTTGGCAGCGTTTGACTCGCTTGGCGCTGTCTTGCGTGCGCTGGCGGGAGGGATACTCGCAACAGCGTTATTCGGCCTGTTCTTCGTCATTGGGCTTCTGCTGTATCGACGTGCTGCACTCGGCGCGGGCGATATTTTCCTCGCTGGGCTTATTGGGCTGTTCGTTGGCGTTCACTGGGTTATGCCGACGCTGATTCTGGGCATGGCACTGGCCGCCATCAGTGGACTGGGTCAGCTTGCCTTGCGCTTGCGCTCGCGCCACGACTTCTTACCCTACGGCTCCTACCTCTGCGTCGGGGCGATGATCGCACTTTTCCTCTGGGGGCCAGCGATCTGA
- the yhbH gene encoding sporulation protein YhbH: MTSVFLTREDWSLHRKGAIDQARHMQKVKEAIKQNLADIVSEQSIITSDGKKVLRVPIRTLEEYRFRFDPDAGKQVGQGQGGTQVGDVVGRVGQGQGPGQGSRAGDQPGIDYYEAEVTVDELAELIFEDLELPNLEEKRLRELESETVRFTDIRKHGPFANLDKKRTIRQNIVRNAKLGNPRFGGLKNDDLRFKTWERDIKRESNAVVIAMMDVSGSMGPFEKYVSRAFYYWMVRFLRTRYDHVEIRFIAHHTEAKEVTEEEFFTRGESGGTRASSAYELALALIEQQFPPDSWNIYPFHFSDGDNWPSDNDLCRKLAEELLARCNLFGYGEIRQGRYAYQSTLMHTLERINNPKLVTVIITEKTDVYPALRKFFGPEARREASHA; this comes from the coding sequence ATGACAAGCGTTTTCCTCACGCGTGAAGACTGGTCACTCCACCGTAAGGGGGCAATTGACCAGGCTCGCCATATGCAGAAGGTTAAGGAGGCAATCAAGCAGAACTTGGCTGACATCGTCAGCGAGCAGTCAATTATCACGAGCGACGGGAAGAAAGTCCTGCGTGTCCCAATTCGCACGCTCGAAGAATATCGCTTTCGCTTCGACCCCGACGCTGGGAAGCAGGTTGGCCAAGGCCAGGGTGGCACGCAGGTTGGCGATGTCGTTGGCCGGGTCGGCCAAGGGCAAGGGCCAGGACAAGGCTCGCGGGCTGGTGATCAACCCGGCATCGACTACTACGAAGCTGAGGTGACTGTCGACGAGCTGGCTGAGTTGATCTTTGAAGATCTCGAGTTGCCAAACTTGGAAGAAAAGCGCCTGCGTGAACTTGAATCAGAGACCGTGCGCTTCACTGACATCCGCAAGCATGGCCCCTTCGCCAATCTCGACAAGAAGCGCACTATTCGTCAAAACATCGTCCGCAACGCCAAGCTCGGCAACCCGCGCTTCGGAGGGCTGAAAAACGACGACCTGCGGTTCAAGACCTGGGAACGTGACATCAAACGCGAATCGAACGCAGTCGTCATCGCCATGATGGATGTTTCCGGATCGATGGGGCCGTTCGAGAAGTATGTTAGCCGGGCTTTTTATTACTGGATGGTTCGCTTCTTACGGACTCGCTATGATCATGTCGAAATCCGCTTCATTGCCCATCATACTGAGGCCAAGGAAGTGACGGAGGAGGAATTCTTTACCCGAGGGGAGAGCGGCGGCACACGCGCCAGCTCTGCCTATGAGCTGGCGTTAGCGCTCATCGAGCAACAGTTTCCGCCGGACTCATGGAACATTTACCCGTTCCACTTCTCAGACGGCGATAACTGGCCATCGGACAACGACCTCTGCCGCAAGCTTGCCGAAGAGCTTCTCGCCCGTTGCAACCTCTTCGGCTACGGAGAAATCCGGCAGGGGCGCTATGCCTACCAGAGCACGTTGATGCACACCCTGGAGCGGATCAACAATCCGAAGCTCGTTACCGTCATCATTACTGAGAAGACCGATGTCTACCCCGCCCTCCGCAAGTTCTTTGGCCCTGAGGCCCGACGGGAGGCAAGCCATGCCTGA
- the miaA gene encoding tRNA (adenosine(37)-N6)-dimethylallyltransferase MiaA translates to MQPGKPLLALVGPTTVGKTATAIWLAQEFNGEVVSADSRYLYRGMDIGTDKPSPAQRQAVPHHLIDILDPRDEYSLALYQRDAYRAITDIQARGKLPILAGGTPLYIRAVLEGWRIPPAPPNPALRAALEERARREGPEALHRELARVDPIAAARIPPSNVRRVIRALEIFTQTGQPMTALEGRQPPPWRILIIGLTLPRDELYRRIDERVDRQIAQGLVDEVRALLEQNVPPTAPALSALGYQQIVAYLQGHFTLEEAIARIKFDTHRYARHQLTWLRRLPHVQWVRVDQPGWEAQVRALVATFLAGLPTEQKTAPIGPDVDRSGDHRRGVVQ, encoded by the coding sequence CTGCAACCCGGCAAGCCGCTCCTGGCCCTCGTTGGGCCAACAACAGTCGGCAAGACGGCTACTGCCATCTGGCTCGCTCAGGAGTTCAATGGCGAGGTTGTCTCAGCCGACTCCCGCTACCTCTACCGCGGAATGGACATTGGGACAGATAAGCCTTCGCCGGCTCAGCGTCAAGCCGTTCCACATCACTTGATCGATATCCTCGACCCACGCGATGAGTACTCGCTCGCACTCTACCAGCGTGATGCCTATCGAGCAATCACTGATATCCAAGCGCGCGGGAAGCTGCCAATCCTTGCCGGAGGCACCCCCCTCTACATTCGAGCGGTGCTTGAGGGATGGCGTATCCCACCAGCGCCGCCCAACCCTGCGTTACGGGCAGCACTCGAGGAGCGGGCACGCCGTGAGGGTCCCGAAGCGTTGCACCGAGAGCTGGCACGTGTTGACCCAATCGCAGCAGCTCGAATCCCGCCGAGTAACGTCCGCCGTGTTATTCGCGCGCTCGAGATCTTCACGCAGACTGGCCAACCAATGACGGCACTTGAGGGGCGACAGCCACCCCCCTGGCGCATACTGATCATCGGGCTTACGCTGCCTCGCGATGAACTGTATCGTCGCATTGACGAGCGCGTCGATCGGCAGATTGCCCAGGGGTTGGTCGACGAAGTCCGGGCGCTGCTGGAACAGAACGTTCCCCCGACTGCTCCAGCACTGTCTGCGCTTGGCTATCAACAGATCGTTGCTTACCTCCAGGGGCACTTCACACTTGAAGAAGCGATTGCACGCATCAAATTTGATACGCATCGCTATGCTCGCCACCAGCTTACCTGGCTGCGCCGCCTCCCGCATGTGCAATGGGTTCGGGTTGACCAGCCAGGCTGGGAAGCGCAGGTCCGCGCGCTCGTTGCCACATTCCTCGCTGGACTGCCAACAGAGCAGAAAACCGCTCCCATCGGCCCCGACGTAGATCGAAGCGGAGATCACCGCAGGGGCGTGGTGCAGTAA
- a CDS encoding serine hydrolase domain-containing protein — MIDQARLEHALAAACTRYGVPGAVVGLLDAGKEPLLVSYGVASRETGCVTRSDTRFQIGSISKIFTTTLALQLVERGQLALDEPITTYMPELRLSDADAQQVLTLRHLLTHTSGILGDYFADFGIGDDALARYVDSLHTLPQLYPPGTTWSYCNSGFSLAGRLIEVVTGQPFESVMRERIFEPLHLTESTFFAHEAIAYPVAVGHSLEGNVVRRYALPRSVNPAGGIIGTVRDLLRFAAFHLGLTPNDDVLSSTMVQHMQEQQTVAGGWAEHYGLGWALWTVDGERLVGHGGSTSGFEAHLVLVPARRCAWAILTNHVLGSTMYREFERWLLAEWLGLQDCAPALITMSEAELARFAGTYHYPLARVTVTPTAGSLRLNVTAIDWLSHEERPQPPFHAVPIGPHTFLIMNSYARGLRIEFDAEQTPPAWVRLSGRVAQRVA; from the coding sequence GTGATCGACCAGGCACGACTCGAACACGCTCTTGCAGCTGCGTGTACACGCTACGGGGTACCTGGCGCCGTTGTCGGGCTACTTGACGCTGGCAAGGAGCCCCTTCTTGTGTCCTATGGAGTGGCGAGTCGCGAAACTGGCTGCGTAACTCGCTCGGACACGCGCTTTCAGATCGGCTCGATTAGCAAGATCTTCACCACAACGCTTGCCCTTCAGCTCGTTGAGCGTGGCCAGCTCGCGCTCGACGAACCCATTACAACCTACATGCCTGAGCTGCGGCTGAGCGATGCGGATGCACAACAGGTGCTGACGCTGCGTCACCTGCTGACGCACACGAGTGGCATCCTTGGCGACTATTTCGCTGATTTCGGTATTGGCGACGATGCCTTAGCACGCTACGTTGACAGCCTGCACACCCTGCCTCAGCTCTATCCTCCCGGTACGACGTGGAGTTATTGCAATAGCGGCTTTTCGCTCGCCGGACGCCTCATCGAGGTGGTGACCGGCCAGCCATTTGAGTCGGTGATGCGTGAGCGCATTTTTGAGCCGCTGCATCTCACAGAGAGCACGTTCTTTGCCCATGAGGCGATCGCCTATCCGGTTGCCGTCGGCCACAGTCTCGAAGGTAACGTCGTGCGGCGCTACGCCTTGCCGCGCAGCGTCAACCCGGCTGGTGGCATCATCGGCACAGTGCGCGATTTGCTCCGGTTTGCTGCATTCCATCTTGGACTTACGCCGAACGATGACGTCCTCTCTAGCACGATGGTCCAACACATGCAGGAGCAGCAGACGGTAGCGGGCGGATGGGCGGAGCACTATGGGCTTGGCTGGGCGCTTTGGACTGTTGATGGCGAGCGACTCGTCGGCCATGGTGGCTCGACAAGCGGCTTTGAGGCACATCTTGTGCTGGTGCCGGCACGGCGATGTGCTTGGGCGATCCTCACCAATCACGTACTCGGCAGCACAATGTACCGCGAGTTTGAGCGCTGGCTGTTAGCCGAATGGCTCGGCCTGCAGGACTGTGCTCCAGCGCTTATCACGATGTCTGAAGCCGAACTGGCGCGTTTTGCTGGAACCTATCACTATCCGCTTGCCCGGGTGACGGTCACTCCTACCGCGGGCTCTCTTCGTCTCAACGTGACAGCGATCGACTGGCTGAGCCACGAAGAGCGGCCGCAGCCACCGTTCCACGCTGTGCCGATCGGCCCACACACCTTCCTCATCATGAACAGCTACGCGCGTGGACTGCGTATCGAGTTCGACGCCGAGCAAACACCGCCGGCCTGGGTGCGCCTCTCTGGTCGCGTTGCCCAGCGCGTCGCCTGA
- a CDS encoding SpoVR family protein, with the protein MPEQSEHALVELERRIAQVWEIGERLGLRPFPTHFELVPATVMYEIGAYGMPGRFSHWTHGKAYQVQKTLYDYGLSKIYELVINTNPCHAFLLETNTVLQNTLVAAHVLAHSDFFANNAYFARTSRRMLDTVALNAERIERYEFEHGREEVEKLLDAALAIQEHVDPSLDAIREAAAEPTSPPLTPYDDLWRYDAPSSSAPTHATPEQRRKRIPSEPVRDLLKFIHDYSPTLEDWERDVVAIVRAEMCYFYPQIQTKVINEGWASYWHARIMRELDLTPEEHVEFARLHAAVLQPSPRRLNPYHLGYTILCDIARRYGEDTLFLVRETENDVSFIRNYLTKELVDELDLYLYERQGDDLVVVDKDWQAVRDRLIAELGGNHIPVILVEDGDYHGNLELYLRHAWDGRPLDLPWAAKTLEHIYRLWGRKVWLETRIDDTRLILSYHPREGHKQMRE; encoded by the coding sequence ATGCCTGAGCAGAGCGAGCATGCGCTAGTCGAGCTCGAGCGACGGATTGCTCAAGTGTGGGAGATCGGCGAACGGCTCGGCCTGCGTCCCTTCCCGACTCACTTCGAACTCGTCCCGGCAACAGTCATGTACGAAATTGGTGCCTATGGCATGCCTGGTCGCTTCTCCCACTGGACACACGGCAAGGCATACCAGGTACAGAAGACACTCTATGACTATGGTCTAAGTAAAATCTACGAGCTGGTTATCAATACGAACCCCTGCCACGCCTTTCTGCTTGAGACCAACACGGTGCTTCAAAACACGCTGGTGGCTGCACATGTGCTGGCGCACAGCGACTTCTTCGCCAATAACGCGTACTTTGCCCGCACGTCCCGCCGCATGCTTGACACTGTTGCCCTGAATGCCGAGCGGATCGAGCGCTACGAGTTTGAACATGGGCGAGAGGAAGTGGAAAAGCTTCTGGATGCTGCCTTAGCTATTCAAGAGCACGTCGACCCAAGCCTTGATGCAATTCGTGAGGCTGCCGCTGAACCGACTAGCCCGCCACTGACGCCCTATGACGACCTTTGGCGCTATGATGCGCCTTCATCCTCTGCACCCACCCACGCTACCCCCGAGCAGCGGCGCAAGCGCATTCCGAGTGAGCCCGTCCGCGACTTACTCAAGTTCATCCACGATTACTCCCCCACCCTTGAGGACTGGGAACGCGACGTTGTTGCGATTGTGCGGGCGGAGATGTGCTACTTCTACCCGCAGATCCAGACAAAGGTGATCAACGAAGGCTGGGCATCCTACTGGCATGCTCGCATCATGCGTGAGCTTGACCTCACGCCCGAGGAGCACGTCGAATTTGCCCGTCTTCACGCTGCCGTGCTTCAGCCTTCGCCACGCCGGCTCAACCCGTATCACCTTGGCTACACCATCCTTTGCGATATTGCTCGGCGCTACGGCGAAGACACACTCTTCCTCGTCCGGGAAACTGAAAACGACGTTTCTTTCATTCGAAATTACTTAACCAAAGAACTCGTCGACGAACTTGACCTCTACCTCTATGAGCGGCAGGGAGATGACCTGGTCGTGGTTGACAAAGATTGGCAGGCTGTCCGCGATCGGTTGATTGCCGAACTTGGCGGCAATCATATCCCGGTGATCCTCGTCGAGGATGGCGACTATCACGGCAACCTCGAGCTCTATCTCCGACACGCCTGGGATGGACGCCCACTCGATTTGCCCTGGGCCGCCAAGACCTTAGAACACATCTACAGGCTTTGGGGCCGGAAGGTCTGGCTCGAGACCCGCATTGACGATACTCGGCTGATTCTGAGCTATCATCCCCGCGAGGGGCATAAGCAGATGCGGGAATGA
- a CDS encoding DUF2851 family protein: protein MSDCPEIHNPAALADEAPQLLIDERRVVEVWQAQWLAPALHLTDGRPLRVIYRGVWTRAAGPDFADALLDIGGQLVRGAVEVHVRASAWYAHGHDRDPNYCGVALHVIYWDDLGTPVRDCAGRSVPTIALAHQLAGPLDTFVSPEWPRLDALGFTHCAPVVAAHAPEALVAVWEAAGDERLAGKVARVSGQLTVDSPGQTLYALLLDGLGYSANRTPMQALAERLPLAWIEGAIARHPHTERWAAAAAYLLGVGGFLPLAPRDAALAKLAPATLQAVEHIWETEAADLRYHVLSPTAWRLHRQRPTNHPIRRLLAMASLIAHSEHGLLNECIYAVQADYAHAALRRWLATARPYLGADRAHELIVNAVVPFALAYADQTDNDQLREAASQLWLQLPAGAGNRRIQQVREQICGTAHVPIRSARAEQGLLHLATTGCRQLRCFECPVAQLAQRWEVLKDQCKT, encoded by the coding sequence ATGAGCGACTGTCCGGAGATCCACAACCCGGCCGCGCTCGCTGATGAGGCACCGCAGCTCCTGATCGATGAGCGGCGCGTCGTTGAAGTATGGCAAGCACAGTGGCTTGCACCGGCGCTACATTTGACCGACGGTCGTCCGTTGCGTGTTATCTACCGAGGTGTCTGGACACGGGCAGCTGGCCCAGACTTCGCCGATGCTTTGCTCGATATTGGCGGTCAGCTGGTACGCGGCGCGGTTGAAGTGCACGTGCGTGCTTCGGCGTGGTACGCCCACGGACATGACCGGGATCCAAACTACTGTGGAGTCGCGTTGCACGTCATCTACTGGGATGACCTGGGCACACCAGTGCGAGACTGCGCTGGCCGGTCTGTGCCAACCATAGCGCTGGCCCACCAGTTAGCTGGGCCGCTTGACACGTTTGTCTCCCCTGAGTGGCCGCGGCTCGATGCCCTCGGCTTCACCCATTGTGCGCCGGTTGTTGCCGCGCACGCTCCAGAGGCACTGGTTGCTGTGTGGGAAGCCGCTGGTGACGAACGTCTTGCAGGCAAAGTCGCGCGTGTGAGCGGCCAGCTCACTGTTGACTCCCCAGGACAAACGCTCTACGCGCTGTTGCTCGATGGCCTCGGCTACAGTGCCAACCGAACACCAATGCAGGCTCTGGCCGAGCGACTGCCGTTGGCGTGGATTGAAGGAGCCATAGCTCGCCACCCTCACACAGAGCGTTGGGCAGCGGCAGCCGCGTACCTGCTCGGTGTCGGCGGCTTTTTGCCGCTTGCCCCACGCGATGCTGCGCTTGCCAAACTTGCCCCGGCAACACTCCAGGCTGTGGAACATATCTGGGAGACTGAAGCAGCAGACCTCCGCTATCACGTGCTGTCGCCAACAGCATGGCGCCTCCACCGCCAACGGCCGACCAATCACCCTATACGCCGGTTGCTTGCCATGGCCTCGTTGATTGCTCACAGTGAACATGGGCTGCTCAACGAATGCATCTATGCGGTCCAAGCAGACTATGCCCATGCCGCGCTGCGGCGTTGGCTGGCTACCGCTCGTCCATATCTCGGGGCTGACCGGGCACATGAGCTAATCGTGAATGCTGTGGTGCCGTTCGCGCTTGCCTATGCCGACCAGACGGACAACGACCAGCTTCGAGAGGCAGCAAGTCAACTCTGGCTGCAGCTACCAGCTGGCGCAGGCAATCGGCGCATCCAGCAAGTACGGGAGCAAATCTGCGGCACGGCGCATGTGCCAATCCGCTCAGCCCGGGCTGAGCAAGGGCTGCTCCATCTCGCAACAACTGGCTGCCGCCAGCTTCGCTGCTTCGAGTGCCCAGTTGCTCAGCTGGCACAGCGCTGGGAAGTTCTCAAGGATCAATGCAAAACTTGA
- the mltG gene encoding endolytic transglycosylase MltG — MLRIMVQALKLAAVLVLAVAVVVTTQRTLAGYLEQNNATVGQPVVFTIQPDETVDSIANRLHDAGLIRSTTYFKFRIRLANADTKIRAGRYVLYQGMSVSQIIHALTTPEQVQVVRVRFQEGWRAEEYAEKLVEVGLIASPDEFLSAIKNTNKWKAQFDFLSDLPDGASLEGYLFPDTYEFRADASVDDIITTMLQNFGQRVPAAERSKAKALNRSFYDVLKVASLVEREAAVDQERPIIASVFYNRLKEGMPLQSDPTVQYAAGSAGNWWPTVTPQLIDKVNSSYNTYKTTGLPPTPICNPSLASIEAALNPAQTNYLYFVAKGDGSGEHLFAATYDEHVKNINKVQGR; from the coding sequence TTGCTCAGGATCATGGTACAAGCCCTCAAACTCGCCGCCGTGCTCGTCCTGGCTGTCGCGGTGGTCGTGACAACACAACGCACCCTGGCTGGATATCTGGAACAGAACAACGCCACTGTCGGGCAGCCGGTTGTGTTCACGATTCAGCCGGATGAGACGGTCGATAGCATCGCGAACCGTCTGCACGACGCCGGGCTGATTCGCTCGACCACCTATTTCAAGTTCCGTATCCGTCTGGCCAACGCAGACACTAAGATCCGAGCTGGTCGCTATGTGCTCTATCAGGGCATGTCGGTCAGTCAGATCATTCATGCGCTTACAACTCCCGAGCAAGTGCAAGTAGTGCGCGTGCGATTCCAGGAAGGTTGGCGAGCCGAAGAGTATGCGGAGAAGCTTGTTGAAGTCGGGCTCATTGCCTCGCCGGATGAATTTCTCAGCGCAATCAAGAACACAAACAAATGGAAGGCGCAGTTCGACTTCCTGTCCGACCTTCCGGACGGCGCCAGTCTTGAAGGATACCTCTTCCCCGACACCTACGAGTTCCGCGCTGATGCCAGCGTCGATGACATTATTACGACGATGCTGCAGAACTTCGGTCAGCGTGTGCCGGCTGCGGAGCGCAGCAAGGCCAAGGCGCTGAACCGCAGCTTTTATGACGTGTTGAAGGTCGCATCACTTGTCGAGCGGGAAGCAGCGGTTGACCAAGAACGCCCGATTATCGCCTCCGTGTTTTACAACCGACTCAAGGAGGGGATGCCGCTGCAGTCGGATCCGACGGTACAGTATGCGGCTGGCAGCGCAGGTAACTGGTGGCCAACGGTAACGCCGCAGCTCATTGACAAAGTGAACAGCTCCTACAACACGTATAAGACAACTGGGTTGCCACCAACACCGATCTGCAACCCTAGCTTGGCATCCATCGAGGCTGCGTTGAACCCAGCGCAGACCAACTATCTCTACTTTGTGGCCAAGGGTGATGGATCGGGTGAGCACCTCTTTGCCGCAACGTACGATGAGCATGTCAAGAACATTAATAAAGTGCAGGGGCGGTGA
- a CDS encoding SDR family NAD(P)-dependent oxidoreductase produces the protein MERALRDMRVDGKKAIVTGASSGLGYTIALALAEAGADVAVTSRSLDRLEQVCAEIAARGRQAMPLAVDVRDVQAVQYMADAVAGAFGRIDILVNNAGLNIPQWATDVTEEAWDTIMDTNAKGTFFACQAVGRYMLAQQYGRIVNIGSDMSIVGWIQRTAYCASKAAVALMTKALAIEWAPHGITVNCVAPTFVETPLTRPMFERIPGFREEVLRRIPLGRLGTPDEVAAAVVFLASDAASLITGVTLPVDGGWSAW, from the coding sequence ATGGAACGTGCACTACGTGATATGCGCGTTGACGGCAAGAAAGCAATTGTGACGGGTGCAAGCTCCGGACTTGGCTACACCATCGCGCTTGCCCTTGCGGAAGCCGGCGCCGATGTAGCGGTAACCAGCCGCTCACTGGACCGACTTGAGCAGGTCTGTGCCGAGATTGCTGCACGTGGTCGGCAGGCGATGCCGCTGGCAGTCGACGTGCGCGACGTCCAAGCTGTTCAGTACATGGCTGATGCTGTCGCTGGAGCCTTTGGCCGGATCGACATTCTCGTCAACAACGCAGGCTTAAACATCCCACAATGGGCAACGGATGTGACCGAAGAAGCCTGGGACACGATCATGGACACGAACGCCAAAGGCACGTTCTTTGCCTGTCAAGCCGTCGGACGGTATATGCTTGCCCAACAGTACGGCCGGATTGTGAACATTGGATCGGACATGAGCATCGTCGGCTGGATTCAACGCACGGCCTACTGTGCCAGCAAGGCCGCGGTCGCGCTGATGACGAAGGCGTTGGCCATCGAATGGGCGCCACACGGCATTACGGTCAATTGTGTTGCGCCAACCTTCGTTGAGACCCCGCTGACCCGGCCGATGTTTGAGCGCATCCCCGGCTTTCGTGAAGAGGTGCTCCGACGAATTCCACTCGGGCGGCTGGGTACGCCAGACGAAGTGGCAGCCGCGGTCGTCTTCCTGGCTTCTGATGCCGCTAGTTTGATTACCGGAGTAACGCTTCCAGTGGATGGTGGCTGGTCGGCCTGGTAG
- the aroE gene encoding shikimate dehydrogenase, whose translation MQRVGLIGYPVAHSLSPAFQQAAFDALRLPVRYELWPTPPEALAARIAALRHPTFLGANVTVPHKVAALSYVDVASARAQRAGAVNTIVRQEDGRLFGENTDVPGFLASLYEVGIEPADVRVAVLGAGGAARGVLVALAEAGCRSVVVANRTLARAQALTSELGGQAVPLDERLADVLMSTDLLVNATSVGWDGASAPLDLTLLAALPTHATVYDLTYRDTLLLQAARSRGLRAIDGLGMLVHQGAASFRLWTGQEPPLAVMWAAAKAARDARG comes from the coding sequence ATGCAGCGTGTCGGGTTGATCGGCTATCCAGTTGCGCATAGCCTCTCGCCAGCGTTCCAGCAAGCGGCATTCGACGCGCTTCGCCTGCCGGTTCGCTATGAGCTATGGCCGACGCCGCCAGAGGCGTTGGCTGCGCGCATTGCCGCTCTGCGCCACCCGACATTCCTCGGTGCGAACGTCACCGTGCCGCATAAAGTAGCCGCACTCTCGTATGTCGATGTCGCGAGTGCGCGTGCCCAACGCGCAGGCGCAGTGAACACGATTGTCCGGCAGGAAGACGGCCGACTGTTCGGAGAAAACACGGACGTGCCGGGGTTTCTCGCGTCGCTGTATGAAGTAGGAATCGAGCCAGCCGATGTGCGTGTCGCTGTACTTGGCGCTGGTGGAGCTGCGCGCGGCGTGCTCGTCGCACTCGCTGAGGCCGGTTGCCGCTCAGTTGTCGTTGCAAACCGCACGCTTGCCCGAGCACAGGCACTAACAAGTGAGCTTGGCGGTCAGGCTGTACCGCTTGACGAGCGGCTTGCCGATGTCCTAATGTCGACCGATCTGCTCGTCAACGCGACGAGCGTCGGCTGGGATGGTGCCAGCGCGCCGCTCGACCTTACGCTGCTTGCTGCCTTGCCCACGCATGCCACCGTTTATGACTTGACCTATCGTGACACACTGCTGCTGCAGGCTGCCCGCTCGCGTGGCCTGCGCGCGATCGATGGCCTTGGGATGCTTGTGCACCAGGGAGCCGCGTCGTTCCGCTTGTGGACTGGTCAGGAACCGCCACTCGCTGTCATGTGGGCCGCGGCTAAAGCCGCCCGTGATGCCCGCGGCTAG
- a CDS encoding A/G-specific adenine glycosylase: MATRDHQLPVVLDPDHVARVQQALLAWYAAGHRDLPWRQTRDPYRILVSEIMLQQTQVERVIPKYHAFLAQFPTVEALARAPLADVIRAWAGLGYNRRARYVHQAAQAVCEQYGGEFPHDRAELERLPGVGRYTAGAIACFAFEQDVGFWDTNIARVLHRVFVGPEIPRRQLTARQLDMLADALVPPGRGYDWNQALIELGAVQCTARRPACLTCPLLAMCRAAPSMQTALAQSQQRRESVPFTETTRYFRGRIIAALRALPPGAALDLNQLGPRVHPAFTPERLPWLRQLVDGLARDGLVEVAEPAAMYDAGTDDGIADDAVRVRLPGT, encoded by the coding sequence ATGGCGACTCGAGACCATCAGCTGCCCGTCGTGCTCGATCCTGACCATGTAGCTCGTGTACAGCAAGCGCTGCTTGCTTGGTACGCTGCTGGGCACCGTGACTTGCCTTGGCGGCAAACGCGCGACCCGTATCGCATTCTTGTCTCCGAGATCATGCTCCAGCAGACGCAGGTCGAGCGCGTTATCCCCAAATACCATGCCTTCCTCGCACAGTTTCCGACGGTCGAAGCCTTAGCACGAGCTCCACTCGCCGATGTTATCCGCGCATGGGCTGGGTTGGGATATAACCGTCGCGCGCGCTACGTGCACCAGGCTGCACAGGCCGTCTGTGAGCAGTACGGTGGCGAATTCCCACATGACCGGGCCGAACTTGAACGCTTGCCAGGTGTTGGGCGTTACACCGCTGGCGCAATTGCATGCTTTGCCTTTGAACAGGACGTCGGCTTTTGGGACACGAATATCGCGCGGGTGCTGCACCGAGTCTTCGTCGGGCCCGAGATACCTCGTCGCCAGCTGACAGCACGCCAGCTTGATATGCTTGCGGATGCACTCGTGCCGCCTGGCCGCGGTTATGACTGGAACCAGGCGCTGATTGAACTTGGCGCTGTCCAGTGCACAGCGCGGCGCCCAGCCTGCTTGACGTGCCCCCTACTGGCCATGTGCCGTGCGGCACCATCAATGCAAACCGCACTCGCACAATCGCAGCAGCGCCGAGAATCTGTTCCCTTTACCGAGACCACTCGCTACTTTCGCGGCCGTATCATCGCTGCATTACGAGCGCTGCCACCTGGCGCAGCGCTTGACCTGAACCAGCTTGGCCCACGTGTCCATCCGGCGTTCACGCCAGAGCGACTCCCTTGGCTGCGACAGCTCGTCGATGGGCTGGCTCGGGATGGACTTGTCGAAGTCGCTGAACCGGCAGCCATGTATGATGCTGGTACCGACGACGGCATAGCGGATGACGCGGTGCGTGTCCGTCTTCCAGGCACATGA